In Pseudomonas grandcourensis, the DNA window CCAGCCCTGTCGCTGTAACAACGCGCGCATGCTGATCAGGTTTTCAGGGTAATCGTCGACGACTAATAAGGTTGAGCCGCCTTCTACTGGCGTTGGTTGCGCGCATTCCATGCTGCTTCTCTAATTGCGGGGTGTCAGGCCGGTTTCTCGTGAAAACCGGACAAATACTGTGCTTTCACTCTAGACCCGGTTCTGCGAAAGCAGAAGGTGTCAGTGAGCCATCATTTTATCATTGTGTCTTTTTACCGACTAACGGTCGAATGCCCAGTCCGATGAAACCCGGAAAAGATGGCATTTCGACAGGATGTTGACGTCAACCACCCGTCAGACGGGCGTTAACAAAATCTCCCGCTACGCTTATAAAGGCCGCCCCAAAGGTGCGGTCTAGAGCTTCTGGTACCCCCGTGCAGCATCAATCAAGTGGAAGAACCGACATGATCGATCTCGCAACATGGAACCTCAGCGTTCCCGTCGGCAGCCCGCCGTACACCGTCGAAACCTCCAAACTGGTGGACGGCTTCAAGGATCAATACTTCCATTCCGACACCGGCACATTGTTTTTCTGGTCGCCCGTGACCGGCTCACGTACCGAAAACGCGATTTATCCGCGCACCGAATTGCGTGAAACCTACAGCAACGGCACGTTGAAAAACTGGTACTACCCGGAGGCCGACAATTTGTTGCATGCCACTCTGGCAGTAAATCAGGTGCCAAGTTCCGGGAAGATCGTCATCGGCCAGATCCATGCCTATCAAAGCCAGAAACCTCTGGTGAAGGTCGAATACCAATACAAAACCAGTACAGGCACCGGCAATATCGTCGCCAAGGTCCGGATGCATCCCGATGACGATACAGGCCGGGTGATCATCGTTGCGACGGGGGTGAAACTCGACCAGGAGTTCAACTACCTCATTCACCTCAGCCCCGGTGGCGCCTTGGGCATCAGCGCGGCAGGTTATCAATGGGATACGCAAATCAGCACAACCTGGCGCGACAAACCGCTGTACTTCAAGGCCGGGGTCTATGTGCAGGACAACACCGGGTACACCACTGAAGGCGGCAAAGTGACGTTCAGCAAGCTGGATATCGATCACAATCAATGATGTCGAGGCATCGTTGACACTGTGGGAGCGCCGACCATGGATCATCGCCCACAAAAAACCCGCCTCTCGACGGGTTTTTCATCAAGGCAGTTTAACGCTCAGGCTCAGTTGACCTTGGCGTTCAACTCACCTTTCAGATAACGCTGATACATACCTTCCAGCGAGATCGCCTTGATCTTCGAAGCGTTGCCGGCAGTGCCGAAGGCTTCGTAGCGGGCGATGCACACGTCGCGCATGGCGGTAACGGTGGCGCCGAAGAATTTACGCGGGTCGAACTCGCTCGGGTTGGTGGCCATCAGGCGACGCATTGCGCCAGTGGATGCCAGGCGCAGGTCGGTGTCGATGTTGACCTTGCGCACGCCGTGCTTGATGCCTTCGACGATTTCTTCAACCGGTACGCCGTAGGTTTCCTTGATGTCGCCGCCGTACTGGTTGATGATCGCCAGCCACTCTTGCGGAACCGAAGACGAACCGTGCATCACCAGGTGGGTGTTCGGAATGCGCTTGTGGATCTCTTTGATACGGTCGATGGCCAGCACGTCGCCGGTAGGCGGCTTGGTGAACTTGTAGGCGCCGTGGCTGGTACCGATGGCGATGGCCAGGGCATCAACCTGAGTGCGTTTTACGAAGTCAGCGGCTTCTTCCGGGTCGGTCAGCATCTGGCTGTGATCCAGAACGCCTTCGGCGCCGATGCCGTCTTCTTCACCGGCCATGCCGGTTTCCAGCGAACCCAGGCAGCCCAGTTCGCCTTCTACCGAAACGCCGCAGGCGTGAGCCATGGCTACAGTCTGCTGGGTGACACGCACGTTGTAGTCGTAGTCGGTCGGGGTCTTGCCGTCTTCGCCCAGGGAACCGTCCATCATGACCGAGCTGAAGCCCAGTTGAATGGAACGCTGGCAGACGTCAGGGCTGGTGCCGTGGTCCTGGTGCATGCACACCGGGATGTGCGGAAATTCTTCGATCGCAGCCAGGATCAGGTGACGCAGGAATGGCGCGCCAGCGTATTTACGGGCGCCGGCCGAAGCCTGGACGATCACCGGGGAGTCAGTCTTGTCAGCGGCTTCCATGATGGCGCGCATCTGCTCAAGGTTGTTGACGTTGAAGGCTGGAACGCCGTAGCCGAACTCGGCTGCGTGGTCCAGCATCTGGCGCATGCTGATAAGTGCCATTGTGTGTATCTCTCCCGGTTGAGGGTCGTTAATCGTGCCAGCCTGCCGGAGCGGCGGCGGCTATTCAAGTTTTTGCAGATCGGGGGTTGGCCCGGACTGCGGATTCGGTGTTCTTCGTTTTACTCAGCCTTGCAACCGCGGCCGATCAAATCATTGGTGGCGACCCAGTAAACCAGGCCTTCCTCACCTTTTATGTGAAACGCCAGCATGTCATTGCTGTACAGCGAACCCGATGCACCCGGTTCCTGCTTCAAGCGGTAGACCTGATCGGCACCACCCAGGCGCACGTCGACTTCCCTGCGGCTGTCGTCGGTGTAGCGCCACAGCACTTTGGCCTGGCTGTCGCAGGTCCAGATGGTCCAGTTATCCACAGGCGCGGACGACTGGAACGGGTTCAACTGATTGAACTGAGCACAACCGGCCAATAGCGCCAGCGCCGCAACGGCGATAAAACCTTTCATCCGTGTCCCTCGACTGACGGCGCACGCTGCCAGCCCTGAGTAATGAGTCAGACCCGTCAAGGGCAGCCATGTTCCTTGGCGGGTACCTGGGTCTCGTATTTGTCCAGGCCTTCCGGCCCGGAACGCTTGTTGAGCACCGGGTTGGTTTCCGCCTGCCAGTCAGCCTGGTAGCAGCCTTTGTCCGACTTGGACGGCGCCGGTTCCGCAGTGGCCTTCGGGTTACTCCCGCACGCCACCAGCGAACCTGCGACGATCAACAGCGCTAACGTCTTGACCATTTCAACACTCCCTTGCCTGGTCAAAGGGGCGACCCTCAGACCTTGGCCCGGCTTTCCAGGACTTCAACGGCTGGCAGGACCTTGCCTTCGACGAATTCGAGGAACGCGCCGCCACCGGTAGAAATGTAGGAGATCTGCTCGGCCACGCCATACTTGTCGATGGCCGCCAGGGTGTCGCCACCGCCGGCAATGGAGAACGCCGCGCTGTCCGCGATGGCCTGGGCCAGCACTTTGGTGCCATTACCGAACTGATCGAACTCGAACACGCCGACCGGACCGTTCCACAGGATGGTTTTCGACGATTTGAGCAGCTCGGCGAAGTTGGCAGCGGTCTGCGGGCCGATGTCCAGGATCATGTCGTCGGCAGCGACGTCAGCGATCAGCTTGACGGTCGCAGCGGCGCTTTCGGCGAACTCCTTGGCAACCACCACGTCCACTGGCAGCGGTACGCTGACTTTGGCGGCGATGGCGCGAGCTGTGTCCAGCAGGTCCGGCTCGTACAGCGACTTGCCGACCGGGTGACCGGCAGCAGCCAGGAAGGTGTTGGCAATGCCGCCGCCAACGATCAACTGGTTGCAGATCTGGCTCAGGCTGTTCAGCACGTCGAGTTTGGTCGACACCTTGGAGCCGGCAACGATGGCCGCCATCGGCTGGGCCGGAGCGCTCAGGGCCTTGCCCAGCGCGTCCAGTTCAGCGGCCAGCAGCGGGCCGGCAGCAGCGATCTTGGCGAACTTGGCCACGCCGTGGGTCGAGCCCTCGGCACGGTGAGCGGTGCCGAAGGCGTCCATCACGAACACGTCGCACAGGGCGGCGTATTGCCGGGCCAGTTCGTCGGCGTTCTTTTTCTCGCCTTTGTTGAAGCGCACGTTTTCGAACAGCACGATGTCGCCCGCTTTCACGTCGACGCCGCCCAGGTAGTCAGCTACCAGTGGCACTTCGCGGCCCAAGGCCTTGCTCAGGTAGTCAGCGACTGGCTTGAGGCTGTTCTCGGCCGAAAACTCGCCTTCGGTCGGACGGCCAAGGTGCGAGCAGACCATCACGGCCGCGCCTTTTTCCAGGGCCAGCTTGATGGTCGGCAGCGAGGCCAGGATACGCGCATCGCTGGTGACAACACCGTCCTTGACTGGGACGTTGAGGTCTTCGCGGATCAATACGCGCTTACCTTGCAGATCGAGGTCGGACATCTTCAACACGGTCATGGGTCGCACTTCCTACGGTTTTTTTGAAGTTGCTGTTTGCAGATAGTGTTCTGCAACGTCCAGCATTCGGTTGGCAAAACCCCATTCGTTGTCGAACCAGGCCAGGATGTTCACCAGCCGTGGGCCGGAAACGCGGGTCTGACTGGCATCGACGATCGCCGAATGTGGGTCATGGTTGAAATCACAGCTTGCGTGGGGCAACTCGGTATAAGCCAGCAGGCCTTTGAGCGGGCCGCTGGTAGCGGCTTCGCGCAGGATCCGGTTGACCTCGGTGGCGTCGGTCGCGGTGGCGGTCTGCATCGTGATATCGAGGCAGGACACGTTGACCGTCGGCACCCGCACGGCTTTGGCCTGAATTCGGCCGGCAAGTTCCGGCAGCAGGCGCTCGATACCACGCGCCAGACCGGTGGACACCGGAATCACCGACTGGAACGCCGAACGGGTACGGCGCAGGTCTTCGTGGTGATAGGCATCGATGACCGGCTGATCGTTCATCGCCGAGTGAATGGTGGTGATCGACACGTAGTCCAGGCCAATGGCCTGATTCAACAGGCGCAACAGCGGCACGCCGCAGTTGGTGGTGCAGGACGCGTTGGACACCAGCAACTCGTCGCCGGTCAGGCAATCCTGGTTCACGCCATAGACGATGGTCGCGTCGACGTCCGTCTCGCTGGCCATCGGCTGGGAAAACAGCACACGCGGGGCGCCGGCGTCGAGGAAACGCTGGCCGTCTTCGCGAGTGTTATAAGCGCCAGAACACTCCAGCACCAGATCGACGCCCAGGGACGCCCAATCGATACCTTCGGGGGTGGCACTGCGCAGGACCTTCACGCAGTCGCCATTGATATGCAGACAATCGCCGTCGACCTTCACTTCGCCGGGGAACCGGCCATGGGTGGAGTCGAAGCGTGTCAGGTATTCGATGCTGGCCATGTCCGCCAGATCGTTGATCGCGACAATCTCGAACCCGGCCTTTTCGCCTCGCTCGAACAACGCACGCAAGACGCAACGACCAATCCGGCCGTAGCCGTTGAGTGCAACTTTGTAGGGACGCGGTTGAGGCATGGGGTTCTCGATTACCGTGGTGAATCCGTCAGTACAGTGTTGTAAGTTCCATTGTCA includes these proteins:
- a CDS encoding polysaccharide lyase family 7 protein; the protein is MIDLATWNLSVPVGSPPYTVETSKLVDGFKDQYFHSDTGTLFFWSPVTGSRTENAIYPRTELRETYSNGTLKNWYYPEADNLLHATLAVNQVPSSGKIVIGQIHAYQSQKPLVKVEYQYKTSTGTGNIVAKVRMHPDDDTGRVIIVATGVKLDQEFNYLIHLSPGGALGISAAGYQWDTQISTTWRDKPLYFKAGVYVQDNTGYTTEGGKVTFSKLDIDHNQ
- the fba gene encoding class II fructose-bisphosphate aldolase (catalyzes the reversible aldol condensation of dihydroxyacetonephosphate and glyceraldehyde 3-phosphate in the Calvin cycle, glycolysis, and/or gluconeogenesis), whose product is MALISMRQMLDHAAEFGYGVPAFNVNNLEQMRAIMEAADKTDSPVIVQASAGARKYAGAPFLRHLILAAIEEFPHIPVCMHQDHGTSPDVCQRSIQLGFSSVMMDGSLGEDGKTPTDYDYNVRVTQQTVAMAHACGVSVEGELGCLGSLETGMAGEEDGIGAEGVLDHSQMLTDPEEAADFVKRTQVDALAIAIGTSHGAYKFTKPPTGDVLAIDRIKEIHKRIPNTHLVMHGSSSVPQEWLAIINQYGGDIKETYGVPVEEIVEGIKHGVRKVNIDTDLRLASTGAMRRLMATNPSEFDPRKFFGATVTAMRDVCIARYEAFGTAGNASKIKAISLEGMYQRYLKGELNAKVN
- a CDS encoding MliC family protein, which gives rise to MKGFIAVAALALLAGCAQFNQLNPFQSSAPVDNWTIWTCDSQAKVLWRYTDDSRREVDVRLGGADQVYRLKQEPGASGSLYSNDMLAFHIKGEEGLVYWVATNDLIGRGCKAE
- a CDS encoding phosphoglycerate kinase; translation: MTVLKMSDLDLQGKRVLIREDLNVPVKDGVVTSDARILASLPTIKLALEKGAAVMVCSHLGRPTEGEFSAENSLKPVADYLSKALGREVPLVADYLGGVDVKAGDIVLFENVRFNKGEKKNADELARQYAALCDVFVMDAFGTAHRAEGSTHGVAKFAKIAAAGPLLAAELDALGKALSAPAQPMAAIVAGSKVSTKLDVLNSLSQICNQLIVGGGIANTFLAAAGHPVGKSLYEPDLLDTARAIAAKVSVPLPVDVVVAKEFAESAAATVKLIADVAADDMILDIGPQTAANFAELLKSSKTILWNGPVGVFEFDQFGNGTKVLAQAIADSAAFSIAGGGDTLAAIDKYGVAEQISYISTGGGAFLEFVEGKVLPAVEVLESRAKV
- the epd gene encoding erythrose-4-phosphate dehydrogenase; protein product: MPQPRPYKVALNGYGRIGRCVLRALFERGEKAGFEIVAINDLADMASIEYLTRFDSTHGRFPGEVKVDGDCLHINGDCVKVLRSATPEGIDWASLGVDLVLECSGAYNTREDGQRFLDAGAPRVLFSQPMASETDVDATIVYGVNQDCLTGDELLVSNASCTTNCGVPLLRLLNQAIGLDYVSITTIHSAMNDQPVIDAYHHEDLRRTRSAFQSVIPVSTGLARGIERLLPELAGRIQAKAVRVPTVNVSCLDITMQTATATDATEVNRILREAATSGPLKGLLAYTELPHASCDFNHDPHSAIVDASQTRVSGPRLVNILAWFDNEWGFANRMLDVAEHYLQTATSKKP